CCGGACCGTCTCGTCGTCCAGGCACTCCCCGGTCGCCAGGTCGAAGCGCTGCTTGAGGAGCGGCGAGGCGACGTACACCCTGCCGTCCGCGGTGGAGCCGACCAGGCCGCGGGAGAGCACGTACGCCCCGGTGAACGGGTCGCGGTTGGCCACCGCGTACAGGCGGTCGGCGCGGTCGCGGAAGACGGCGGCCTGGGTGCCGTCCGGCAGCAGGACGGCGACGCCGCGGCCGGGGGTGAGCCGCTCCCAGTCGCAGACGGTGGTCCAGGTGCGGCCGGTCAGCAGTTCGACGCGGGTGGTGGTGGCGACGGTGGTCATCGGGTCTCCAGGAGCGCGTTGTCGGGGTCGAGGGCGGCGAGCAGCTCCTCCTCGGTGGCGAGGAGCACCAGGTCGGGCTTGATCTGGTCGCGCTCCGGGGTGAACTGGATGCTCGGGTCCGGGACACCGGGGGCGTTGACGAAGGAGACGAAGCGACGCATCCGGTCCGGGTCGGCCAGGGTGGCGGCCCACTCGTCCTGGTAGTCGGCGACGTGGTGGGCCATCAGGGTTTCCAGGTCGGCGCAGATGCCCAGCGAGTCGTTCACCACCACGTCGCGGACGTGGTCGAGGCCGCCCTCGATGCGCTCCAGCCAGGTGGAGGTGCGCTCCAGCCGGTCGGCGGTGCGGATGTAGAACATCAGGAACCGGTCGATCAGCTTGATCAGCTGCTCGTCGTCGAGGTCCTGGGCGAGCAGGTCCGCGTGGCGCGGGGTGGCACCGCCGTTGCCGCCGACGTACAGGTTCCAGCCGTTGGAGGTGGCGATGATGCCGAAGTCCTTGCCGCGGGCCTCGGCGCACTCGCGGGCGCAGCCGGAGACCGCCGACTTGAGCTTGTGCGGGCTGCGCAGGCCGCGGTAGCGCAGCTCCAGGTGGATCGCCATGGCGACGGAGTCCTGTACGCCGTACCGGCACCAGGTGGAGCCGACGCAGGACTTCACGGTGCGCAGCGACTTGCCGTAGGCGTGGCCGGACTCGAAGCCGGCCGCGACCAGGCGGGACCAGATCTGCGGGAGCTGGTCGACGCTGGCGCCGAAGAGGTCGATCCGCTGACCGCCGGTGATCTTGGTGTAGAGGCCGAAGTCGCGGGCGACCTCGCCGATGACGATGAGCTTCTCCGGGGTGATCTCGCCACCCGGGATGCGCGGCACGACCGAGTAGGAGCCGTTCTTCTGCAGGTTGGCCAGGAAGTGGTCGTTGGTGTCCTGCAGGGCGGCCTGCTCGCCGTCCAGGATGTGGCCGGAGGCCTCCAGCTCCGGGGCGAGCGAGGCGATGATCGAGCCGACGGTGGGCTTGCAGACCTCGCAGCCCTCGGCGCCCTCGGAGACCCGGCCGTGCTCGGCGAGCAGCTGCCGGTGGGTGGCGATCCGCTTCACCCGGACGATCTCGTACAGCTCGGCGCGGGTGTGCGCGAAGCAGGGGCACAGGCCCTTGTCGACCTCGACGCCGGAGGCCTCCAGCTCGTCGGAGACGATGGTCGAGAGCAGCTTGATGCAGGACCCGCAGCCGGTGCCGGCCTTGGTGCACTTCTTGACCTCGGGCACCGTGGCACAGGAGTGCTCGGTGACGGCCGAGCGGACCTGGCCCTTGGTGACGTTGTGGCAGTTGCAGACGACCGCCTCGTCCGGCAGTGCGGAGCTGCCGAGCGCCGCGGGGGCGCCCACCCCGGAGGGGAGGACCAGGGACTCGGCGGGCACGGGCAGCGGGTTGCCGGTTCCGGCCAGCGGCCGCAGCGATGAGTACGCCTCGGCGTCGCCGACCAGGATGCCGCCGAGCAGCGCGCCGTCGGCGGTGACGACCAGCTTCTTGTAGACGCCGGAGCGGGAGTCGGAGTAGACGACGTCCAGCGAGCCCTCGGTGGTGCCGAAGGCGTCGCCGAAGCTGGCCACGTCGACGCCGAGCAGCTTGAGCTTGGTGGAGAGGTCGGCACCGGTGAACGGCTTGCAGGCCTCGTCGGCGAGCTGCTGGGCGACCGCCTGGGCCATCTCGTAGCCCGGGGCGACCAGGCCGTAGACCCGGCCGTCGACGGCGAGCGCGCACTCGCCGATCGCGAAGACGTGCTCGTCGGAGGTCTTGCAGAACTCGTCGACGGCGATGCCGCCGCGCTCGCCGACGGTGAGGCCGCAGTCGCGGGCCAGCTGGTCGCGGGGGCGGACACCGGCCGAGAAGATCACCAGGTCGGTCTCCAGGTCGGAGCCGTCGGTGAAGGTCATGCCGCAAGCCCTGCCGTCCTCGACCACGACGGTCTTGGTGCCGACCCCGGTGTGCACGACGACACCCATCTCCTCGATGGTGCGGCGCAGCGCCTCGCCGCCGCCCTCGTCCACCTGGACGGGCATCAGGCGGGGCGCGAACTCGACCACGTGGGTCTCCAGGCCGAGGCCCTTGAGCGCGCCCGCCGCCTCCAGGCCGAGCAGACCGCCGCCGACCACCGCACCGACGTTCGCGGTCGCCGCGTACGCCTCGATGGCCTCCAGGTCCTCGATGGTCCGGTAGACGAAGCAGCCCTCGGCGTCCTTGCCCTCGACCGGCGGCACGAACGGGTAGGAGCCGGTGGCCAGCACCAGGGTGTCGTAGCCGACGGTGTGGCCGGCCGCGGTGGTGACGGTCTTCGCCGCCCGGTCGATCGAGGCGACGGGGGAGGAGAGGTGAACCTCGAAGCCGTGCGTGTCGGTGAAGCCCTCCTCGGCGAGCAGCAGGTCGTCGGCGGACTTGCCGGAGAAGTACGAGGTCAGGGCGACCCGGTCGTAGGCGTGCCGGGGCTCCTCGGCGAGGACGACCACCCGGTAGCGGTCGGCGGCGCCGGTGTCGGCCAGGGCTTCCAGGAAACGGTGGCCGACCATCCCGTACCCGACCAGGACGACGGTCGGCTTGGTGGTGGTCATCGGGCTGGTGGTCATCGGGCGGGCCCTCCGGTGGTCGTGCTCTGGGTGGTGAGCAGGTGCAGCGGGTGTGCTGACAGGGCCTCGTCGCCCTCCCAGGTGCCGGCGAGGTCGCCGACGGTGCCGAGGTCGCCGAGCAGGACCCCGCCGACCAGGCGGTCGCCGCCCTGCTCGTCGCGGCGGACGATGACCTTGCGGTAGGTGCCGCGGCCGGCGTCGGCGAGCCGGACGACCCGGTCGCCGGGGCCGGCGGGGGCGGTCTCGCCGAACGCGGCGAGGTCCAGCGGCGCCGAGTCGGGGCCGGTCAGGGTGAGTCGGGTGAGCAGCCGGCTGCCCCGGTACGGGGTGTCCTGGCCGCACAGCAGCCGGGCCAGATGGTCGGCCTGCGCGAGGGCGGGGCCGGCCAGGCCGTAGACGGTGCCGCGGTGCTCGGCGCAGTCGCCGAGGGCGTGCACCGCCGGGTCCGAGGTGCGCAGCCGGTCGTCGACGACGATGCCGCGCCGCACCTCCAGGCCCGCCGCGGCGGCGAGGCCGGTGCGCGGCCGCACCCCGGTGGCGATGACCAGGAGTTCGGCGTCCAGGCGGAAGCCGTCGGCGAGTTCGACACCGGTGATCCGGCGGTCCTCGGTGAGCGCCGAGCGCACCCGGCACTCGGTGTGCACCTCGACGCCGAGTTCGGCGAGATGGGCGCGGAGCAGTCCGGCGGCCTCCTCGTCGAGGTGGTGTTCCATCAGGTGCTCGCCCTGGTGGGCCAGCACCACCTGGACGCCGCGGGCGGCGAGTGCCCGGGCCGCGCTCACCCCGAGCAGTCCGCCGCCGACCACCACGGCCTGCCGGACGCCCGGCAGGTGGCCGTCGACCAGCTCGCAGTCGGCCATGGTGCGGAAGGCGAACACCCCCGTGGGGAGTTCGTGCCTCTCCCGGCCGGTCAGAGCGTCGTCGAACAGGCCGCGCAGCGGCGGCAGCACCGGGTTGGAGCCGGTCGCGAGGACCAGGCTGTCGTAACCGACGGCGGCGCCGTCGTCGCACTGCACCAGGCGGTGCTCACGGTCGATCCGGACGGCCCGGGCCCGGCGGCACTCCACCTGCGGGGGGAGTGCCGCCAGGGCCGCGATGTCCGGGGCGTAGCGGCCGGCCAGCACCTCGGCGAGCAGCACCCGGTTGTAGGGGGCGTGCTCCTCCTCGGCCAGCAGCGTCACCCGGCGTGCGCCGTGGGCGGTGAGCTGCTGGGCGAGCCGGTGGCCGGCCATACCGCCGCCGATCACCACGATCCGCGGCTCCGCTGTGCTGTCCGTCGCTGTCATGCCCTTGAGCATGCTTCCCGGAGGTTTCCCGGCCGGGGCCGCTCTGTTTCACGAGCGGAAAGTCGACCTCAGCGGCGCGCGGCGCCGGTTGTGAGCCCCCCGCTCAGGCCAGCTGGGCGGCCTGCAGCCCGGCGTACGCCCCGCCGCTGCGCAGGAGTTCGGCGTGCGAGCCGATCTCGGCGATCCGGCCGCGGTGCATCACCACGATCCGGTCGGCGTTCCTGATCGTGGAGAGCCGGTGGGCGACCACGAACACCGTCCGGCCCTCGACCAGCCGGGCCAGTGCCTGCTGCACCAGCGCCTCGGAACGGGAGTCCAGCGCGGAGGTCGCCTCGTCCAGGATCAGCACCCGCGGGTCGCGGATCAGGGCCCGGGCGATCGCGAGGCGCTGCTTCTGCCCGCCGGACAGCCGGGCGCCGCGCTCGCCGACCACGGTGTCCAGGCCCTGCGGAAGCCGGTCGATGAACTCCAGCGCGTTGGCGTCCCGCAGGGCCGCCCGCACGGTCTCCTCCGGCACGTCCTTCATTCCGTAGGTGACGTTCTCCCGGACGCTGCCCTCGAACAGGATCGACTCCTGCGGCACCACCGACAGGAACTTGCGGTAGCTGCGCAGGTCCAGCCGCTCCATGTCGGTGCCGTCCAGCAGGATCCGGCCCTCGCTCGGGCGCAGGAAGCCGATCAGCAGGTTCAGCACGGTGGACTTGCCCGCGCCGGAGCCGCCGACCAGGGCGATCGTCTCGCCCGGCCGCACGGTGAGGTCGAAGCCGCTCACCGAGGGCTCCTCGCCGCCCGGGTAGGTGTGCCCGACGCCGCGGAACTCGATCCGGCCGGTGACCTTCGCGACCTTCGCCTTGCCGGAGTTCTCCTCCAGGTCGGGCGCCTCCAGCACCTCGCCGACCGAGCGGACGGACGCCAGCCCCTTGCCGAGCTGCGGAGTCAGCGTCAGCAGCGTGGTGACCGAGCCGGTCAGGCTGGAGAAGTACGCGCTGAGCATCACCACCGCGCCCGGGGTGACGTCCAGCCAGCCGTAGTACGCGACCAGCGCCGAGCCGGCCAGGCAGCCCACCCCGATCGCGTTCAGCAGGATCCAGGCGAGCGAGCCGAACCGGCCGTTGAGCAGGTCCAGGCGCAGCCCGGCGTCCAGCACCCGGCCGAGCGTGCGGTCCACCCGGCGAAGCGCGGTCCGCTCCAGCCCGTGCGCCCGGGTGATCGGGATCAGCGTCGTCATCTCGCCGATCCGGGAGGACAGCTGCTCGACCTCCTGCCGGAAGGACTCGTTCTGGCTGCGCAGCCGCTCCCGCAGCCGGACGACCAGCAGCGCCGCGGCCGGCACGATCACCAGGAACACCGGCAGGAAGGCCGGCGTCTGCACCCCGATGACGACCAGGCCGCCGGTCAGCGTGGCGATCGCGGCGAGCCCGTTGTCCGCGGTCTGCTGCGAGGCGTTCTCGATGCCCTCGACGTCGCGGATCACCTTGGCCTGCAGCACACCGGCGCTCACCCGCGAGTGGTAGCCGATCGACAGCTGCTGCATCCGGTGGCACAGCGCCGAGCGCAGCCGGGTGCCCATCCGCCGGATCGAGCCGTGCATCCAGTGCACGTACAGCAGGTGCAGCGGCAGGTTGAGCAGCAGGATCACCAGCAGCACCGCGGAGTTCCACCACAGCACCGAGATCGGCCGGTGCCGGACGACCACGTCCACGATGTTCGCGGTGATCAGCGGCAGCAGCCAGACCGGGGCGTGCTTCGCCAGGAAGACGGCCACCGCCGCGGCGACGCGGCCGCGGTCGGGCCGGAAGAGGTAGAGGAGGGTGCGGACGGGGTGCTCGCCGCGGTAGCGGTGGCTGAGCGGTCCCTGGGGCAGCGCCATGAACGGTTCCTGGGGGAGGAGTTCGGTGCGGGGGTGGCACCATCCTGGCAGTCCGGTGCCGCCCGCGGGTGGCCGGAACCGGACACCGCCGGGCCCGGCCGCGCCTCACTCCGCCGGACCGGCCGGCTCCAGCCGCACCGCGCAGGCCTTGAACTCCGGCATCCGCGACACCGGGTCCAGCGCCGGATTGGTGTGCACGTTGGCATTGGCCGCGCCCGGCCAGTGGAACGGCATGAACACGGTGTCCGGCCGGATCGCGGTGGTGAGCCGGGCGGGGGTGACGGTCCGTCCGCGCCGGCTCACCACCGCCACCCGCTCGCCGTCGCGCACCCCGAGCCGCTCGGCGAGCCTCGGGTGCAGTTCGACGAACGCACCGGGCGCGGCCGCGTTCAGCTCGGCCACCCGGCGGGTCTGCGCACCGGACTGGTACTGCGCCAGCACCCGGCCCGTGGTCAGGCGCACCGGGTACTCCTCGTCCGGCTCCTCACCCGCCGGGCGGTGCTGCACGGGCGTGAACCGGGCCCGCCCGTCCGGCGTGGCGAACCGGTCCAGGAACAGCCGCGGGGTGCCCGGGTGCTCCGCCGACGGGCACGGCCAGAACACCCCGTCCTCGGCCTCGATCCGCTCGTAGCTGATCCCCGCGTAGTCGGCGGCGCCCCCGGCCGAGGCCCGCCGCAGCTCCTCGAAGGCCTTCTCCGGCTCGGTCGGGAAGCCCTCCCCGTGGCCCAGCCGCGCGGCGAGGGCGTGCAGCACCTCCAGGTCGCTGCGCACCCCCTCCGGCGCGTCCACGGCCTTGCGGCGCAGGATGACCCGGCCCTCCAGGTTGGTCATCGTGCCGGTCTCCTCCGCCCACTGCGTCACCGGTAGCACCACGTCCGCCAGTGCCGCCGTCTCGGAGAGCACCACGTCGCTGACGGCCAGGAAGTCCAGCGACCGCAGCCGCTCGGCCACGTGCGTCGAACGCGGCGCCGACACCACCGGGTTGGAGCCCGCCAGCAGCAGCGTCCGCACCTCGGTGCCGAGCGAGTCCAGCAGCTCGTACGCGCTGCGCCCCGGCGCCGGCAGCGCGTCCGGGTCGACGCCCCACACCGCGGCCACGTGCGCCCGCGCCGCCGGGTCGTCCAACTTCCGGTAGCCGGGCAGCTGGTCGGCCTTCTGGCCGTGCTCGCGGCCGCCCTGGCCGTTGCCCTGCCCGGTGAGGCAGCCGTACCCGGCGTACGGGCGACCCGCGTTGCCGGTGGCCAGGCACAGGTTGATCCAGGCGCTGACCGTGTCCGTGCCCTTCGCCTGCTGCTCCGGGCCGCGGGCGGTCAGCACCATGCCGGTCGCGGCGTCGCAGAACATCGACACCGCCTCCCGCAGCTGCGGCACCGGCACCCCGGTCACCGACTCGACGTGCTCGGGCCAGTGCGCCATCGCCACCGCGCGGGTCTCGGCCCAGCCGGTGGTCCGCTCGGCGATGAACTCCTCGTCGGTGCGGCCGCCGGCGACCACCAGGTGCAGCAGGCCGAGCGCCAGCGCCAGGTCGGTGCCGGGCCGCGGGGCGAGGTGCAGGTCGGCGAGCTCGGCGGTGCGGGTGCGCCGCGGGTCGACGACGATCAGCCTCCCGCCGTTCTCCTGCAGTTCGCGCAGGTAGCGGACGAAGGGCGGCATGGTCTCCGCCGGATTGCCGCCGACCAGGATCACGCAGCCCGCCCGCGGGATGTCCTCCACCGGGAACGGCAGCCCGCGGTCCAGCCCGAACGCCCGGATCCCGCCGGCCGCCGCCGAGGACATGCAGAACCGGCCGTTGTAGTCGATCGCCGAGGTGCGCAGCGCCACCCGGGCGAACTTGCCCAGCAGGTACGCCTTCTCGTTGGTCAGCCCGCCGCCGCCGAACACCCCGACGGCGTCCCTGCCGTGCGCGGCGGCGGTCGCGGTGACCGCCGCGGCGATCCGGTCCAGCGCCTCGTCCCAGGAGGCCGGGCGCAGCTCGCCGCCGGTCCGTACCAGCGGGGTGGTCAGCCGGGCGCCGGGCGCCAGCACCGCGGCGGCGTTCGCGCCCTTGCCGCAGAGCGCACCCCGGTTCACCGGGAACGCGGGTCGCTCCACCACGGCGACCGGGACGGGCCCGCCGGTGCGGCGCAGCCCCATGCCGCACTGCAGCGCGCAGTACGGGCAGTGGGTGTCGGTGGCGGCATCGTTCATGTCCCCACCGTGCTACGGCGCTGTTTCGCCGCCGCGGCCCGCAGGTTACGGCCCCCGCACACCGGCCTCACCGGCCCGCCGAAGGGCTGTGAGGCGGCCGTCCCGGCCTCTCACCGGGGCGGCCGGCGGCTGTGAGGCCCGGGAAACCAGTCGTGACCACCGGGCAACGGCGGGGAAACAGCCGTGGGTGACGCTGGAGCGCATGACGCCGATCCCCACCCTCGCCGCCGCCCCCACGCCGCAGGCGACCCGGCGGGCCGCCCCGCCCCGGGCCGCCGCCCTGCGGGTCCTGCACGCGCCCCGCCGCCCGGCCCTGGTGCTGGTCGCGCACGGCTCCCGCGACCCCGCCGCCGGCGCGGAGATCGCCCGCCTGCTGGACCGGCTGCGCGCCGCGAGACCCGAACTCGACGTCCGGCTCGGCCACCTCGGCCTCAACGCCCCCCTGCTGCCCGAGGTGCTGGACACCCTGAGCGGCCCGGCCGTCCTCGTCCCGCTGCTGCTCGGCCGCGGCTACCACGCCAAGGTCGACATCCCCGCCGCCCTCGCCGCCGCCCCGCAGGTCAGCGGCGCGGTCGCGGCCCCGCTCGGCCCGCACCCGCTGCTGGCCGAGGCCCTCGCCGCCCGGCTCGCCGAGGCCGGCTGGCGCCGCTGCGCCGACGGTCGCGACGCCGTCGTCCTCGCCGCCTCCGGCTCCCGCGACGCGGACGCCGCCCTCGACACCCAGGAGCAGGCCCGCCTGCTCGCCCTCCGCCTCGGCGTGCCCGTCCACCCCGGCTACGTCGCCGCGGGCGGCCCCAGCGTCGCCGAGACCGTGGCCCGCCTCACCGCCGAGGGCCGCCGCCCCGCCGTGGCCGGCTACTTCACCGCGCCCGGCGACTTCGCCCGCCTCGCGGCCGCCGCCGGCGCCCCGCTCGCCTCCGCCCCGCTCGGCGCCCACGACGCCGTCGTCCGCCTCGTCCTGGAGCGCTACCGCAGCTGCGTCCCGGCGCTCCTCCCCACCGCCGCCTGACACCTCGGGCACGCCCGCCAGGGCCCGGTGCGCGACTCCCCACCGCTGTGCGAGAGTTGCCCGCATGGCTGCCCCCAGAAGCGCCGACTCCGGCGCCGCGCCCGTCCGCCTGCCCGACGTCCTCCGCTTCCTCAGCGAGATCGTCGCCTGGGTCGCCGCCCCCTGGGCGCTCGCCGGCGTCTCGCCCTGGCTCTCCGCCGCGGCCCTGCTCGTCCTGATCGGCCTGCCCGCCGTCCTCGCCACCCCCGGCGACAAGACGCAGGTGCTCGTTCCCGTCCCCGGGTACGTCACCGTCGGCCTCGTCCTGCTGCAACTCGCCGCCGCCGTCGCCGGCGCCTGGGCGGTCTGGCCCGCGTGGGCGGCCGTCCCGGTGACCGTCCTCGCCGCCGCCTGCCTGGTCACCGAACAGCCCCGGTGGCGCCGACTCCTGGCCACCCGGCCGTAGCGCGGCGCATCCCTGGATGTCGGTCAGCGGGCGTACCGTGGCGGGTATATGGACGACACCACGCCGTACGACCCCGCCGCCGAGGCCCGCTGGGTGCCCGAGCCGGACAAGCGCCCCGGCCGCACCGCCTTCCAGCGCGACCGCGCGCGGGTGCTCCACTCCGCCGCGCTGCGCCGGCTCGCCGGCACCACCCAGGTGGTCGCCCCGCTGCAGAGCGACTTCCCGCGGACGAGACTGACCCACTCCCTGGAGTGCGCCCAGGTCGGCCGCGAGCTCGGCGCCGCCCTCGGCTGCGACCCGGACCTCGTGGAGACCGGCTGCCTCGCCCACGACCTCGGCCACCCGCCGTTCGGCCACACCGGCGAGGAGGCGCTCGACCAGGCGGCCCGCGAGTGCGGCGGCTTCGAGGGCAACGCCCAGTCGCTGCGCATCCTGACCCGCCTGGAGCCCAAGCGCTTCGCCCCGGCCGACGAGAGCCTCGCCCGGCTCGCCCCCCGGCCCGGCCGCAGCGTCGGCCTGAACCTCACCCGCGCCGCGCTGGACGCCGCCACCAAGTACCCGTGGGCGCGCGGCCGGCACCCCGCCGACCCGTCCTCCACCAAGTACGGCGTGTACGGCGACGACCTGCCGGTCTTCCGCTGGCTGCGGGCCGGCGCGCCGGACGGCCGCAAGTGCTTCGAGGCCACCGTGATGGACTGGTCCGACGACGTCGCCTACTCCACCCACGACGTCGAGGACGGCCTGCAGGCCGGCCACATCGAGCCGGCCGCGCTGCGCTCCGCCGAGGAGCGCACCGAACTCTTCAAGATCGCCGAGCGGTACGCCCCGGACGCCGCCCCCGCCGAGTTCGCGGAGGCCCTGGACCGCCTGCAGGCGCAGGACTGGTGGCCGCGCGGCTACGACGGCAGCGCCCGCTCCCGGGCCGGCCTCAAGGACCTCACCTCCCAGCTCATCGGCCGGTTCTGCCTGGCCGCCGAGCAGGCCACCCGGGCCCGCTACGGCCCCGGCCGGCTCACCCGGTACGCCGCCGAGCTGGTCGTGCCCCGGCCGGTCCGGCTGGAGTGCGCGGTGCTCAAGGCGGTCGCCGTCCGCTACGTCATGCAGCGCGACGAGCAGGCCCAGCTCCGCTCCCGGCAGCGGATCGTCATCGCCGAGCTCGCCGACGCGCTGACCCGCGGCGCCCCGCACGGCCTCGACCCGGTCTTCGCCGCCGTGTACGAGGAGGCCGAGGACGACCGGGCCGCGCTGCGCGCCGTGATCGACCAGATCGCCGTCCTCACCGACGCCTCCGCCCTCGCCCTGCACGCCCGGCTCGTCCTGCACCGCTGACCCCGCCGTTCCCGTCCGGTCGCCTACACTTCACGGGTGGCCGGGCGGATCAGGGACGAGGATGTGCAGGCGGTGCGCAGCGCACTGCCGATCGACGCCGTGGTCGGCGACTACGTGCAGCTCGTCAACGGTGGCGGTGCGCAGCTGAAGGGCGTCTGCCCCTTCCACGACGAGAAGTCCGCCTCGTTCTACGTGCACCCCGGCAAGGGCGTCTTCAACTGCTTCGGCTGCGGCGAGGCCGGCGACACCATCTCCTTCCTGATGAAGATCGAGCACTGCTCGTTCGCCGAGGCCGTCGAGCGGATGGCCGCCCAGGCCGGCATCACCCTGCGCTACGAGGAGGGCGGCTACTCGCCGCGCCACCAGCAGGGCGAGCGGACCCGCCTGGTCGAGGCGCACAAGGCCGCCGCCGCCTGGTACGAGGAGCAGCTCGCCTCCCCGGAGGCCGAGATCGGCCGGCGCTTCCTCGCCGAGCGCGGCTTCGACGAGGCGGCCGCCAAGCACTTCGGCGTGGGCTACGCCCCGGTCGGCTGGGAGCACCTCGTCCGGTACCTGCGCGGCAAGGGCTTCACCGACAAGGAGATCCTGCTCGGCGGCCTCGCCTCGAAGGGGCAGCGCGGCGGCCTGATCGACCGCTTCCGCGGCCGGCTGATCTGGCCGATCCGGGACACCGCCGGCGAGGTCATCGGCTTCGGCGCGCGCCGGCTGCGCGAGGACGACAACGGCCCCAAGTACCTCAACACCCCCGAGACGCCGCTCTACAAGAAGTCCCAGGTCCTGTACGGCATCGACCTGGCCCGCAAGGAGATCGCCAAGTCCGGCCGGGCGGTGGTCGTCGAGGGCTACACCGATGTGATGGCCTGCCACCTCGCGGGCGTGGAGACCGCGGTGGCCACCTGCGGCACCTCCTTCGGCGAGGAGCACATCAAGGTGATCCGCCGCTTCCTGATGGACACCTCTCACACCGCCAATGGTTTGGGGCGCGGAGAGACGGTCTTCACCTTCGACGGCGACGCCGCCGGGCAGAAGGCCGCGCTGCGCGCCTTCGAGGACGACCAGAAGTTCGCCGCCCGCACCTCGATCGCCATCACCCCCGGCGGCATGGACCCGTGCGAGCTGCGCCTGGCCAAGGGCGACGACGCGGTCCGCGAGCTGATCGAGAACCCCGTCCCGCTCTTCGAGTTCGCGCTCCGGCAGGCCGTCACCCGGCACCGGGTGGACACCGCGGAGGGCCGCGCCGCCGCCCTGGAGGAGGCCTCCCGGATCATCGTCCGGATCAAGGACCGCTCCATCCAGCACGAGTACGCCGTCCAGCTGGCCGGCATGCTCGGCATCCTCGACGAGCAGTTCGTCGTCCGCCGGATCGGCCAACTCGCCCGCTGGCAGCGGGAGAACCAGCAGAACGGGCAGACCCGCCCGGCCGCCCGCCGGGGCGAGAGCGCGCCGCAGCCCGTCCGCCCGGCGCCCGCGTACCGGCTGAACCCTCGCGACCCGGCCCAGTTCGTCGAGCGCGAGCTGATCAAACTCGCCCTCCAGCACCCCGAGTTGGTCAGCCCCGCGTTCGACCAGTACGGCGAGGACGAGTTCCCCACCCCGCCGTACCAGGCCGTCCGCCGGGCGATCGGCCAGGCCGGCGGCGCGGCCTACGGCGCGGCCCTGCC
This genomic window from Streptomyces sp. TLI_235 contains:
- a CDS encoding assimilatory nitrite reductase (NAD(P)H) large subunit precursor yields the protein MTTSPMTTTKPTVVLVGYGMVGHRFLEALADTGAADRYRVVVLAEEPRHAYDRVALTSYFSGKSADDLLLAEEGFTDTHGFEVHLSSPVASIDRAAKTVTTAAGHTVGYDTLVLATGSYPFVPPVEGKDAEGCFVYRTIEDLEAIEAYAATANVGAVVGGGLLGLEAAGALKGLGLETHVVEFAPRLMPVQVDEGGGEALRRTIEEMGVVVHTGVGTKTVVVEDGRACGMTFTDGSDLETDLVIFSAGVRPRDQLARDCGLTVGERGGIAVDEFCKTSDEHVFAIGECALAVDGRVYGLVAPGYEMAQAVAQQLADEACKPFTGADLSTKLKLLGVDVASFGDAFGTTEGSLDVVYSDSRSGVYKKLVVTADGALLGGILVGDAEAYSSLRPLAGTGNPLPVPAESLVLPSGVGAPAALGSSALPDEAVVCNCHNVTKGQVRSAVTEHSCATVPEVKKCTKAGTGCGSCIKLLSTIVSDELEASGVEVDKGLCPCFAHTRAELYEIVRVKRIATHRQLLAEHGRVSEGAEGCEVCKPTVGSIIASLAPELEASGHILDGEQAALQDTNDHFLANLQKNGSYSVVPRIPGGEITPEKLIVIGEVARDFGLYTKITGGQRIDLFGASVDQLPQIWSRLVAAGFESGHAYGKSLRTVKSCVGSTWCRYGVQDSVAMAIHLELRYRGLRSPHKLKSAVSGCARECAEARGKDFGIIATSNGWNLYVGGNGGATPRHADLLAQDLDDEQLIKLIDRFLMFYIRTADRLERTSTWLERIEGGLDHVRDVVVNDSLGICADLETLMAHHVADYQDEWAATLADPDRMRRFVSFVNAPGVPDPSIQFTPERDQIKPDLVLLATEEELLAALDPDNALLETR
- a CDS encoding sirohydrochlorin ferrochelatase: MTPIPTLAAAPTPQATRRAAPPRAAALRVLHAPRRPALVLVAHGSRDPAAGAEIARLLDRLRAARPELDVRLGHLGLNAPLLPEVLDTLSGPAVLVPLLLGRGYHAKVDIPAALAAAPQVSGAVAAPLGPHPLLAEALAARLAEAGWRRCADGRDAVVLAASGSRDADAALDTQEQARLLALRLGVPVHPGYVAAGGPSVAETVARLTAEGRRPAVAGYFTAPGDFARLAAAAGAPLASAPLGAHDAVVRLVLERYRSCVPALLPTAA
- a CDS encoding assimilatory nitrate reductase catalytic subunit, which codes for MNDAATDTHCPYCALQCGMGLRRTGGPVPVAVVERPAFPVNRGALCGKGANAAAVLAPGARLTTPLVRTGGELRPASWDEALDRIAAAVTATAAAHGRDAVGVFGGGGLTNEKAYLLGKFARVALRTSAIDYNGRFCMSSAAAGGIRAFGLDRGLPFPVEDIPRAGCVILVGGNPAETMPPFVRYLRELQENGGRLIVVDPRRTRTAELADLHLAPRPGTDLALALGLLHLVVAGGRTDEEFIAERTTGWAETRAVAMAHWPEHVESVTGVPVPQLREAVSMFCDAATGMVLTARGPEQQAKGTDTVSAWINLCLATGNAGRPYAGYGCLTGQGNGQGGREHGQKADQLPGYRKLDDPAARAHVAAVWGVDPDALPAPGRSAYELLDSLGTEVRTLLLAGSNPVVSAPRSTHVAERLRSLDFLAVSDVVLSETAALADVVLPVTQWAEETGTMTNLEGRVILRRKAVDAPEGVRSDLEVLHALAARLGHGEGFPTEPEKAFEELRRASAGGAADYAGISYERIEAEDGVFWPCPSAEHPGTPRLFLDRFATPDGRARFTPVQHRPAGEEPDEEYPVRLTTGRVLAQYQSGAQTRRVAELNAAAPGAFVELHPRLAERLGVRDGERVAVVSRRGRTVTPARLTTAIRPDTVFMPFHWPGAANANVHTNPALDPVSRMPEFKACAVRLEPAGPAE
- a CDS encoding assimilatory nitrate reductase electron transfer subunit, with product MLKGMTATDSTAEPRIVVIGGGMAGHRLAQQLTAHGARRVTLLAEEEHAPYNRVLLAEVLAGRYAPDIAALAALPPQVECRRARAVRIDREHRLVQCDDGAAVGYDSLVLATGSNPVLPPLRGLFDDALTGRERHELPTGVFAFRTMADCELVDGHLPGVRQAVVVGGGLLGVSAARALAARGVQVVLAHQGEHLMEHHLDEEAAGLLRAHLAELGVEVHTECRVRSALTEDRRITGVELADGFRLDAELLVIATGVRPRTGLAAAAGLEVRRGIVVDDRLRTSDPAVHALGDCAEHRGTVYGLAGPALAQADHLARLLCGQDTPYRGSRLLTRLTLTGPDSAPLDLAAFGETAPAGPGDRVVRLADAGRGTYRKVIVRRDEQGGDRLVGGVLLGDLGTVGDLAGTWEGDEALSAHPLHLLTTQSTTTGGPAR
- a CDS encoding nitrite reductase (NADH) small subunit, which encodes MTTVATTTRVELLTGRTWTTVCDWERLTPGRGVAVLLPDGTQAAVFRDRADRLYAVANRDPFTGAYVLSRGLVGSTADGRVYVASPLLKQRFDLATGECLDDETVRIPVHTTRLGEV
- a CDS encoding ATP-binding cassette subfamily B protein — protein: MALPQGPLSHRYRGEHPVRTLLYLFRPDRGRVAAAVAVFLAKHAPVWLLPLITANIVDVVVRHRPISVLWWNSAVLLVILLLNLPLHLLYVHWMHGSIRRMGTRLRSALCHRMQQLSIGYHSRVSAGVLQAKVIRDVEGIENASQQTADNGLAAIATLTGGLVVIGVQTPAFLPVFLVIVPAAALLVVRLRERLRSQNESFRQEVEQLSSRIGEMTTLIPITRAHGLERTALRRVDRTLGRVLDAGLRLDLLNGRFGSLAWILLNAIGVGCLAGSALVAYYGWLDVTPGAVVMLSAYFSSLTGSVTTLLTLTPQLGKGLASVRSVGEVLEAPDLEENSGKAKVAKVTGRIEFRGVGHTYPGGEEPSVSGFDLTVRPGETIALVGGSGAGKSTVLNLLIGFLRPSEGRILLDGTDMERLDLRSYRKFLSVVPQESILFEGSVRENVTYGMKDVPEETVRAALRDANALEFIDRLPQGLDTVVGERGARLSGGQKQRLAIARALIRDPRVLILDEATSALDSRSEALVQQALARLVEGRTVFVVAHRLSTIRNADRIVVMHRGRIAEIGSHAELLRSGGAYAGLQAAQLA